The Micromonospora sp. M71_S20 genome has a window encoding:
- a CDS encoding VanZ family protein: protein MPLRDLADLLTGPPTTAVVQVVGNLLVFAALGFFAPVRLAALAGVGRLFLLGAAGSVLVESLQYALDLGRVSSADDVLLNATGAALAGLLSRRWWARRPVPTRPVAAPATPRG from the coding sequence GTGCCGCTGCGCGACCTGGCGGACCTGCTGACCGGGCCGCCGACGACCGCCGTGGTCCAGGTCGTCGGCAACCTGCTGGTCTTCGCCGCGCTGGGCTTCTTCGCCCCGGTACGCCTGGCCGCGCTGGCCGGCGTCGGCCGGCTGTTCCTGCTCGGGGCGGCCGGTTCCGTGCTGGTCGAGTCGCTCCAGTACGCGCTCGACCTCGGCCGGGTCTCCTCGGCCGACGACGTGCTGCTCAACGCGACGGGTGCCGCCCTGGCCGGGCTGCTGTCGCGGCGCTGGTGGGCCCGGCGGCCGGTGCCGACGCGGCCGGTCGCAGCGCCCGCCACGCCGCGAGGGTGA